One region of Lampris incognitus isolate fLamInc1 chromosome 12, fLamInc1.hap2, whole genome shotgun sequence genomic DNA includes:
- the stard7 gene encoding stAR-related lipid transfer protein 7, mitochondrial, with the protein MFQSVPRRRICEVGMNAIRLQKTSAFRANISKGSGEPEGAAWLGRGMGLLLSLLQRAGQTRQIAGSGRKKQGLLSILANHCSFVTGQRLRRAYQIGELYSNLYSERTRWTLVGSIWRRLQNKHAPTGKLVAAVVGVFMWENEKIQDEEIRRCGLEMKALETVKKISTTSGTATGQMESGWEIVIEKKDFKVWKRPVQGSHLYEYRVLGSYNDVTPRQFFNVQLDTEYRKKWDSLVIKLEVVDRDAYTGSEIVHWATHFPYPMYSRDYVYVRRYDVDLENNLMILVSRAVQHPRVPETQEFVRVQSYQSKMVIRPHKSFDENGFDYLLTYSDDPQTVFPRYCVSWMVSSGMPDFLDKLHAAALRAKNLEVGIYDYAGVIKSSDTNRQPSQDCLTGDNTRTGGSGQIYA; encoded by the exons ATGTTTCAGTCTGTGCCTAGGCGTCGTATTTGTGAGGTTGGTATGAATGCCATAAGGCTTCAAAAGACTTCTGCGTTCAGAGCGAATATCAGCAAGGGCAGTGGAGAGCCTGAAGGGGCCGCATGGTTGGGCAGAGGTATGGGCCTGCTGTTGTCACTTCTCCAGAGAGCAGGTCAGACGCGTCAGATCGCTGGGTCGGGCAGAAAGAAACAAGGCTTGCTCTCCATACTCGCCAACCATTGTAGCTTTGTGACAGGTCAGAGGCTCCGGCGTGCATATCAGATTGGCGAGCTTTACTCCAATTTGTACTCTGAGCGTACCAGGTGGACCCTAGTTGGGAGCATATGGCGTAGACTGCAGAACAAACACGCCCCTACGGGCAAACTTGTTGCCGCCGTGGTTGGTGTCTTCATGTGGGAGAACGAAAAGATCCAAGATGAAGAAATTCGCAG GTGTGGACTTGAGATGAAAGCACTGGAAACCGTAAAGAAGATCAGCACAACTTCAGGGACAGCGACGGGTCAGATGGAGTCTGGCTGGGAAATTGTGATAGAAAAGAAGGACTTCAAAGTGTGgaagcggcctgtccagggcagtCACCTGTATGAATATAGAG TGTTGGGCTCCTACAATGATGTCACTCCAAGACAGTTCTTCAATGTTCAG TTGGATACAGAATACAGAAAGAAGTGGGATTCTCTGGTGATCAAGCTTGAGGTGGTGGATAGAGACGCTTACACAGGCTCTGAGATTGTGCACTGGGCTACACATTTTCCT TATCCCATGTATTCAAGAGACTATGTGTATGTGCGCCGCTATGATGTTGATTTGGAAAACAACCTGATGATCTTGGTATCCAG AGCTGTTCAGCATCCTCGAGTCCCAGAGACTCAGGAGTTTGTGAGAGTTCAATCATACCAGTCAAAGATGGTAATACGTCCTCACAAATCCTTTGATGAG aaTGGTTTTGATTACTTGCTGACTTACAGTGACGACCCACAGACTGTTTTTCCTCGCTATTGTGTGAGCTGGATGGTGTCAAGTG GTATGCCAGACTTTCTGGACAAGCTGCATGCTGCTGCCTTGAGGGCCAAGAACCTGGAAGTGGGGATCTATGACTATGCAGGTGTCATAAAGAGCAGTGACACTAATCGCCAACCTAGCCAGGACTGCCTTACTGGGGACAACACGCGCACAGGCGGTTCTGGGCAAATCTACGCTTGA